A genomic region of Torulaspora delbrueckii CBS 1146 chromosome 7, complete genome contains the following coding sequences:
- the TDEL0G00160 gene encoding isopenicillin N synthase family dioxygenase, with product MSFNSIPVIDLEEAFDSGLKSQFLEKLRYALIDVGFLLLVNHERYGPSQRDFADIKEQAIDFFNLPEHAKQSCEMIKSPHFLGYSRLGNEITAGRSDHREQIDLATELPPPREGEPLYKQIEGPNLWPDEKHAPKFRPVVTSYIAKMTKLATTFRRLVCEAIGLPPDSLDSYFKENQQCKMKLIAYPDIPQENESDFNQGVGPHRDSDFLTYIFQASQHSGSLQVQNFQGKWVAIDNVPGSLVVNVGQTLEALTNGVCKATIHRVANPDSGLGTRLSIPFFQTIDLDSRKSIVADIPSNILQLRDTRDKLITDWGVDVGFQFSPDMSKNPVGYAVFRNRIKSHQDVAAKWYPQVLEQVLTEYSA from the coding sequence ATGTCTTTTAATTCAATTCCTGTCATAGATTTAGAAGAAGCATTCGATTCGGGCCTTAAATCACAGTTCCTCGAAAAACTGCGGTATGCTCTTATAGATGTTGGTTTCCTGCTTCTAGTAAACCACGAGAGATATGGCCcttctcaaagagattttgcAGACATTAAGGAacaagcaattgatttcttcaatctaCCAGAGCACGCCAAACAATCCTGTGAAATGATCAAGTCTCCACATTTTCTAGGATACAGCAGGTTGGGCAATGAGATAACCGCTGGGAGGTCTGATCACCGTGAGCAAATTGACTTAGCAACCGAACTCCCACCACCTAGGGAGGGTGAGCCTTTGTATAAGCAAATTGAAGGCCCCAATTTATGGCCAGACGAGAAACATGCCCCAAAATTTAGGCCAGTAGTTACTAGCTACATTGCTAAGATGACAAAACTTGCGACTACTTTCAGAAGACTTGTATGTGAGGCCATTGGACTACCTCCTGATAGCCTTGACTCTTATTTCAAGGAAAACCAGCAATGCAAGATGAAGCTGATTGCATATCCAGATATTCctcaagaaaatgaaagCGATTTTAACCAAGGGGTTGGGCCTCACCGTGATTCTGATTTTTTAACTTACATATTTCAGGCATCGCAACATAGTGGTTCTTTACAAGTACAAAACTTTCAAGGGAAGTGGGTAGCTATAGATAATGTTCCCGGGTCCCTGGTAGTGAATGTGGGGCAAACTCTCGAAGCATTGACTAACGGTGTGTGTAAAGCTACTATTCATCGGGTTGCTAACCCTGATTCGGGTTTGGGGACACGGTTGTCCATTCCATTTTTCCAAACCATAGATTTGGATTCTCGCAAGAGCATAGTGGCTGACATACCATCCAACATTCTGCAGCTCAGGGATACACGGGATAAGCTAATTACCGATTGGGGGGTTGATGTCGGATTCCAATTCTCTCCGGACATGAGCAAAAACCCAGTTGGGTATGCCGTCTTTCGAAATAGAATCAAGTCGCACCAGGATGTAGCCGCGAAATGGTACCCGCAAGTTCTAGAGCAGGTGCTAACAGAGTATTCTGCTTAA